The genomic interval TTCTGCTCCACGCCGCCGATGACAACCACAGCCTCGCCAAAGTCAGCCTGCGCGTGGCCCGGCGGATGCGATAACGGCACGAACACTTCCTGCCGGCGCTGCTCCCGCTCGCGCATGTAGTCCTTGATGATCGTATAGCCGCCGGTGAACCCGCACTCAGCCCGCAACCGGTCGAACACACGCTTGGCCGTGTGGCGCTGCTTGCGCGGTACCTTCAGGTCTTCGTCCAGCCAATGATCAATGGTCGAAACAAAGGCGTCCAGCTTCGGCCGACGCACCGGGGCCTGACGGCGATAGCCCGGAGGCGTCGAATACGACAGCATCTTGGAAACGCTGTCGCGTGAGATATTGAAATGCTTCGCTGCCTGACGTCGGCTCATCCCCTCCGAGACCGCCAGACGCACCTTCAGATATAAGTCCACGGTGTAGATCCCCTGACCCTCCTGCACATGTTGCAGAAGGAAAATAGGTGGACGACTTTTACGCCGCCCGCGGCAGGACTATCCCGCCGCTACCGTGGCCGAATTTTGCACCGCCGCTCTCACAGACTGCTCAGATACTCGGGATTTCGTATAGAACGGTCTATTTCCACTTGGCGAATGTCCGCTCCAAGATGGGCGTTGTGAACGTCTATCACGCAGTGATGAAGGCAATCATGGAGGGCATCATCTCGCCCTGAAAGCGCTTTACTCGCCAGTAACCTGTGGAGGTTGACAGGATGGCAGGCGCTTCGTTCTCTGGCTCAATGCTCCCAAACAAATTGGGAGGAAAGCCATTGCTTCACGTGATTTCAAAAGAGAACGCGCATCTTCATTGGGATGCGCTGGCATCCATGCACCAGCTGAGGCGGAAGGTGTTCCGAGAACGCCTTGGCTGGGATGTGAGCGTCGTCAACGGCCTTGAGCTCGACCAGTTCGATCTGCCGGATGCCCACTACCTGGTTCACTATGCACCGGATGGCAAAGTCAATGCCTGTACCCGGCTTTTGCCGACAACAGGTCCTTACTTGCTGGCCGACGTGTTCTCTGGCTTAGTCGAGGGGACGCCACCCCGTGCGCCGGACGTTTGGGAGAGCACGCGCTTCTGTGCCGATCAGGAATCGGCGCCTGCCAATAT from Polymorphum gilvum SL003B-26A1 carries:
- a CDS encoding helix-turn-helix transcriptional regulator, with protein sequence MDDFYAARGRTIPPLPWPNFAPPLSQTAQILGISYRTVYFHLANVRSKMGVVNVYHAVMKAIMEGIISP
- a CDS encoding acyl-homoserine-lactone synthase — protein: MISKENAHLHWDALASMHQLRRKVFRERLGWDVSVVNGLELDQFDLPDAHYLVHYAPDGKVNACTRLLPTTGPYLLADVFSGLVEGTPPRAPDVWESTRFCADQESAPANIAAVLMAGMLEFGLFSGFRAYVSVSDIRMEPIMRRAGWNPKRLGGTIETGTDTAAAEWLEVSLAFLARVRDRAGVPGPVIANLDELPSERVAA